The genomic interval CGGCCACCGTCCGCGGCTGCAGCTCGACGCCGACCTCGGCGCCGAAGCGGGGCTCGCCCTGCAGGTACCCGATGGCCGCGCCGGGCACGGCCGCCGCCAGCGCCACGCCGACCAGCAGCGGCCACCGCTGGGCCGCCCGCCCGCAGAAGCGCCCCCAGCCGCCGGGATCGGAGGCGTCGTCCGCGGGCTCCCGCGGGTCGACCGCGGGCGCGGGATCGAGCGCCGCGGCGGGGGGCGCGGCATCGGGCCGGCGCGGGGCACCGCTCGCCGCGGGAGCGAGGGCGCGCGCGGCGTTGCCGTTGAACTTCCAGCGGGCCGGGTAGAGGTCGTCCGCGGATCGGCGGCCGTTGCGGCGGTCGGCGGGATCGTGGGTGTCGCTCAAGGTCGGCTCTTTCTCTCGGGGGAGGGGCCATCCGGGATCCGGATGCGCAGCGGGCGGGGAACGGGGGCGGCCCGCCCACACGCCAGCTTAAACCCGCGGCGAGGGCTCGCGAACGGCATTCATCGGTTCGCAGCGCTCTCCGCTCATCGGCCGGGCGGGGCCCGGTTCCTCCGGCCGCGCCCGCAGCGTCTCCTCAACGTCCGAGAAGAAAGCGCGGACCGCGTCCGCGTCCGGAAGGGCCTGCACCCGGTGCCGCAGGCGCGGCCACGGCTGCAGGTGGGCCGAGTACTTGCTGATGCGCTGGCGGAGCGTCCGCAGCGCAACGGCCTCCCCGCGGTGCCGCACCAGCAGCTCGAAGTGCAGCAGCACCAGCCGCGCCCGCTCCGCCCGCGGCAGCGGCGGGGGGTCGGCGCCCGTCGCCAGCCGCGCGGCGCAGTCGCGGAAGAGCCAGGGCTGGCCCATCGCGCCCCGGGCGATCATCACCCCGTCGCAGCCGGTCGCCGCCACCATCGCGGCCGCGTCCTGCGGGGTGTCGACGTCGCCGTTGCCGATCACCGGGACCAGCGGGTGCTCCGCCTTCACCGCCTCGACCGTCCGCGCGATCCCCTCCAGGCGCACGCTGGGCTTGAACCGCATCGCGGTCGTCCGCCCGTGCACGGTGATCGCCGCGACGCCCGCGTCGCACAGCCGCGGCGGCAGCGTGTCCGCCACGAAGGAGTCGTCGTCCCAGCCCAGCCGGATCTTCGCGGTCACCGGCACCTTCACCGACCGCACCACCGCCGCCGCGAGGGCGACGGTGCCCGCCGGGTCGCACAGCAGCTTCGAGCCGCCGTGCTTCTTGGTGACCTTGTCCACCGGGCAGCCCATGTTGATGTCGATGACGGCGGCGCCGCGGTCCTCCGCCCACCGCGCGGCCTCGCAGAGGATGCCGGGGTCGCTCCCGTACAGCTGCATGCACACCGGACGGTCCGCGGGGTCGGTGGCCGCCCGCCACATCGCCCGGTCGGCCTCACGGAGCACCGCGTGCGGGCACAGCAGCTCGGTCGAGGCGAGGCCGACGGCGCCGTAGGTCCCGTCGCCGGCGTCCCGCTCCCCGCCCCGGTCGCCGGGGGCGCAGGGCACGCCGCGGACCGAGCGGACGCACAGCCGGTAGGCCAGGTCGAAGTAGCCCGCAACGGGCGCGAGCAGCAGGTTCGTCGGCAAGACCACGTCGCCGATGCGCAGCGACAGCCGCCCGCGGTGCGGCGGCGCGGCGGCGGGGGCGGCGGCGGGGGCGGGGGGAGGCTCGGAGGCGGCGGCCGGGCTCATCGCGATCCGCGGACCGTAGGCCCGCGACCGCCGCGGACCCGGCGGTCCGCGGCGCTTCCCCCGCTCCGCCGGCCGGGGGGCCCGGCGGGGCCGGCGGAGCCGGTGAGGCCTCTGCCGGCCGTCGCGGCGGC from Phycisphaera mikurensis NBRC 102666 carries:
- a CDS encoding tRNA dihydrouridine synthase is translated as MSPAAASEPPPAPAAAPAAAPPHRGRLSLRIGDVVLPTNLLLAPVAGYFDLAYRLCVRSVRGVPCAPGDRGGERDAGDGTYGAVGLASTELLCPHAVLREADRAMWRAATDPADRPVCMQLYGSDPGILCEAARWAEDRGAAVIDINMGCPVDKVTKKHGGSKLLCDPAGTVALAAAVVRSVKVPVTAKIRLGWDDDSFVADTLPPRLCDAGVAAITVHGRTTAMRFKPSVRLEGIARTVEAVKAEHPLVPVIGNGDVDTPQDAAAMVAATGCDGVMIARGAMGQPWLFRDCAARLATGADPPPLPRAERARLVLLHFELLVRHRGEAVALRTLRQRISKYSAHLQPWPRLRHRVQALPDADAVRAFFSDVEETLRARPEEPGPARPMSGERCEPMNAVREPSPRV